The following are encoded together in the Salvia hispanica cultivar TCC Black 2014 chromosome 6, UniMelb_Shisp_WGS_1.0, whole genome shotgun sequence genome:
- the LOC125192875 gene encoding beta-glucuronosyltransferase GlcAT14B → MPPAAAIPSLCVLTLFSILLFLSLTTAPRRPPPPSLFPSRHRLLLHDNQTAPAPPPPRLAYLISGSVNDSGRVLRLLHSVYHPRNQYLLHLDRSATQSERDALAATVESAPLFRAAANVHVVGKADYVLSNGPSALSSTLHGASVLLRLSDKWDWFITLSAADYPLVTQDDLLHILSYLPRNLNFVNHTSYIGWRESRKLKPIIVDTALYLTDNIETFFATQNRPLPDAYRLFTGSSMALLSRNFVEFFILGTDNLPRTLLMYLSNTPKPTSVYFPTLLCNSRQFKRTTINHSLLFSSLDSRQRIRQLNSSDFQELVQSGAAFASAFPQNDPILDRIDLELLQRSPNKPVPGGWCLGDSGEHKCSVWGDSDVLRPGSGARRLEKQLVRLLSKEPTQCLDE, encoded by the exons ATGCCACCCGCCGCCGCCATCCCTTCCCTCTGCGTCCTCACCCTCTTCTCCATCCTGCTTTTCCTCTCCCTCACCACCGCCCCCCGCCGCCCCCCGCCGCCGTCGCTCTTCCCCAGCCGccaccgcctcctcctccacgACAACCAGACCGCCCCCGCCCCGCCCCCGCCCAGACTAGCCTACCTCATTTCCGGATCCGTTAACGATTCGGGGCGGGTCCTCCGCCTTCTCCACTCCGTGTACCACCCCAGGAACCAGTATCTCCTCCACCTCGATCGCTCTGCTACCCAATCCGAGCGCGACGCCTTGGCCGCCACCGTCGAATCGGCGCCGCTTTTCAGGGCTGCGGCGAATGTCCATGTTGTTGGCAAGGCGGATTATGTCCTCTCCAATGGGCCGTCGGCGCTCTCCTCCACGCTTCACGGCGCCTCTGTTTTGCTCCGTTTGTCGGACAAGTGGGATTGGTTTATCACTCTCTCTGCTGCTGATTACCCGCTTGTCACTCAAGATG ATCTTTTGCACATATTGTCATATCTACCTAGGaatcttaattttgtgaatcaTACAAGCTACATTGGCTGGAGGGA ATCGAGGAAATTGAAGCCGATAATAGTTGATACTGCACTCTACCTTACTGACAACATTGAGACATTTTTTGCAACTCAAAATCGACCACTGCCAGATGCCTATCGCTTATTCACAG GTTCATCAATGGCTCTCTTGAGTCGAAATTTCGTCGAGTTCTTCATCTTGGGAACAGACAACCTACCAAGAACTCTACTGATGTACCTCTCCAACACACCGAAACCAACTTCCGTCTACTTCCCCACTCTTCTGTGCAACTCCCGTCAATTCAAACGGACAACAATCAACCACAGCTTGCTTTTCTCCTCTCTCGACTCCAGGCAGCGGATCCGCCAGCTCAACTCCAGCGACTTCCAGGAACTAGTCCAGAGCGGAGCAGCCTTCGCCTCAGCCTTTCCCCAGAACGACCCCATTTTGGACCGTATCGATCTAGAGCTCCTGCAGCGCTCTCCCAACAAACCAGTACCCGGTGGCTGGTGTTTAGGTGACTCCGGTGAGCATAAATGCAGCGTTTGGGGTGATTCCGACGTTCTAAGGCCTGGCTCAGGAGCCAGAAGGCTCGAAAAACAACTGGTTCGGCTTCTGTCGAAGGAACCGACTCAATGTTTGGATGAGTAA